One Cryomorphaceae bacterium 1068 DNA window includes the following coding sequences:
- the lptB gene encoding LPS export ABC transporter ATP-binding protein, translated as MILRAENLIKKYKSRVVVKGVSVQVEQGEIVGLLGPNGAGKTTTFYMTVGLVQPNSGKIFLDNEDITDRAMYERAQLGVGYLPQEPSVFRKLSVEDNVKAVLEMTKLTKKEQSIKLESLIEELGLGHVRTNRGDFLSGGERRRTEIARALATDPKFILLDEPFAGVDPIAVEDIQSIVAQLKTKNIGILITDHNVQETLSITDRAYLLFEGNILKSGTAEELASDEQVRKVYLGKNFELRRKVL; from the coding sequence ATGATTCTTCGAGCTGAAAACCTGATTAAGAAATACAAGAGCCGCGTTGTGGTTAAGGGAGTTTCCGTGCAGGTAGAACAAGGTGAAATCGTAGGCTTGCTCGGGCCAAACGGTGCAGGGAAAACTACCACCTTTTATATGACGGTGGGTTTGGTTCAGCCTAATTCTGGTAAGATATTTCTAGATAATGAAGACATTACTGACAGGGCCATGTATGAGCGCGCGCAGCTAGGCGTTGGCTACCTTCCACAGGAGCCAAGTGTTTTCAGAAAGCTCAGCGTCGAGGACAACGTAAAGGCTGTACTGGAAATGACCAAGCTGACCAAGAAAGAGCAGTCGATTAAATTGGAGTCGCTGATCGAAGAGCTTGGTTTAGGGCATGTCCGCACAAACCGTGGAGACTTTCTTTCAGGAGGCGAGCGTCGACGCACCGAAATTGCCAGGGCGCTGGCTACAGACCCAAAATTTATTCTTTTGGACGAGCCATTCGCGGGTGTAGACCCTATCGCAGTTGAAGACATTCAGTCTATCGTAGCCCAACTTAAAACTAAGAATATCGGGATTCTCATTACTGACCACAATGTTCAGGAAACGCTCTCGATTACTGACAGAGCTTATTTACTATTCGAAGGTAATATCTTAAAGTCGGGAACTGCGGAAGAGCTGGCCTCCGATGAGCAGGTGAGAAAGGTATACTTGGGGAAGAATTTCGAATTGAGAAGGAAGGTACTTTAA